One segment of Vulpes lagopus strain Blue_001 chromosome 8, ASM1834538v1, whole genome shotgun sequence DNA contains the following:
- the LOC121496649 gene encoding ankyrin repeat domain-containing protein 26-like produces the protein MNFEMSNLKENNDVLSQQLSEAESKLNALEIELQYTRDALREKTLALEHVQRNPKQTEGQKKEIEQKYQNEQGKVNEYIGKHESLEGKLSQLQSENMLLREQLDDAYSRVECKEKTRTDLEDQVQLIVRNLQAESEKRSRILQERNKELINECKHLMERVFTYEKEKEEREASPELSHYRINLEDEVQDLKTLDQIESQCGDEKENLKKCMELKQPLQFRLDQEVKKNEELQKENTG, from the exons ATGAACTTTGAGATGTCTAacctaaaagaaaacaatgacgTGCTTTCTCAGCAACTTTCTGAAGCCGAAAGTAAACTCAACGCCCTTGAAATTGAGCTCCAGTACACAAGAGATGCTCTGAGAGAAAAGACTTTGGCTTTAGAACATGTACaaagaaacccaaaacaaacagagggtcaaaagaaggaaattgagcAGAAATATCAAAACGAACAAGGCAAAGTGAATGAATACATTGGAAAGCACGAATCCTTAGAAGGCAAATTATCTCAACTACAAAGTGAAAATATGTTGCTCCGAGAGCAACTAGATGATGCCTACAGCAGAGTGGAGTGTAAAGAAAAGACTAGAACTGATCTCGAAGACCAGGTTCAGCTTATTGTAAGAAATCTTCAAGCTGAAAGTGAAAAACGAAGTCGTATACTGCAAGAAAGAAATAAGGAGTTAATCAATGAATGTAAACATTTAATGGAAAGAGTATTTACgtatgaaaaggagaaagaagaaagagaa GCTTCACCGGAGTTATCACATTATCGTATTAATTTAGAAGATGAAGTACAGGATTTAAAAACATTGGATCAAATCGAAAGTCAG TGTGGTGATGAAAAGGAAAACCTAAAGAAATGTATGGAGTTAAAACAGCCTTTGCAGTTCAGGTTGGATCaagaagtgaagaaaaatgaggaattaCAAAAAGAGAATACTGGGTAA